The proteins below come from a single Zea mays cultivar B73 chromosome 8, Zm-B73-REFERENCE-NAM-5.0, whole genome shotgun sequence genomic window:
- the LOC100193604 gene encoding Aspartic proteinase NANA, chloroplast: protein MDQERTAFISSHARRRATEAGRAKPKPKAKAKAAPADEAFAMPLSSGAYTGTGQYFVRFRVGTPARPFLLVADTGSDLTWVKCRRHAAPAPAPAPAPGYNYGYGAPASNDSSSVSAAASSPARVFRPDRSRTWAPIPCSSDTCTASLPFSLAACPTPGSPCAYEYRYKDGSAARGTVGTDSATIALSGRRAGKKQRRAKLRGVVLGCTTSYTGESFLASDGVLSLGYSNVSFASRAAARFGGRFSYCLVDHLAPRNATSYLTFGPNPAVSSASASRTACAGSAAAPGARQTPLLLDHRMRPFYAVAVNGVSVDGELLRIPRLVWDVQKGGGAILDSGTSLTVLVSPAYRAVVAALGKKLVGLPRVAMDPFDYCYNWTSPLTGEDLAVAVPALAVHFAGSARLQPPPKSYVIDAAPGVKCIGLQEGDWPGVSVIGNILQQEHLWEFDLKNRRLRFKRSRCMQ from the exons ATGGACCAGGAGCGCACGGCGTTCATCTCCTCGCACGCGCGTCGCCGGGCGACGGAGGCGGGCCGGGCCAAACCCAAGCCCAAGGCGAAGGCCAAGGCAGCGCCGGCCGACGAGGCCTTCGCCATGCCGCTCTCGTCGGGCGCGTACACGGGGACGGGGCAGTACTTCGTGCGCTTCCGCGTAGGCACGCCGGCGCGACCGTTCCTGCTCGTGGCCGACACCGGCAGCGACCTTACCTGGGTCAAGTGCCGCCGCcacgccgcgcccgcgcccgcgcccgcgccagcCCCGGGCTACAACTACGGCTACGGCGCCCCAGCGTCGAATGACTCCTCGTCGGTCTCGGCGGCGGCATCCTCCCCCGCGCGCGTGTTCCGGCCGGACAGGTCCCGGACGTGGGCGCCCATCCCGTGCTCCTCCGACACCTGCACGGCGTCCCTGCCCTTCTCGCTCGCCGCCTGCCCCACGCCCGGCAGCCCCTGCGCCTATGAATACCG GTACAAGGACGGGTCGGCGGCGCGCGGCACGGTGGGCACCGACTCGGCGACCATCGCGCTGTCGGGGCGGCGGGCCGGCAAGAAGCAGCGGCGAGCCAAGCTGCGGGGCGTCGTGCTGGGCTGCACCACGTCCTACACCGGCGAAAGCTTCCTGGCCTCCGACGGGGTGCTCAGCCTCGGCTACAGCAACGTCTCCTTCGCGTCCCGCGCCGCGGCGCGCTTCGGCGGCCGGTTCTCCTACTGCCTCGTCGACCACCTGGCCCCGCGCAACGCCACCAGCTACCTCACCTTCGGCCCCAACCCGGCCGtgtcctcggcctcggcctcgaggACCGCCTGCGCGGGCTCGGCCGCGGCGCCCGGCGCGCGGCAGACGCCGCTGCTGCTCGACCACCGGATGCGCCCGTTCTACGCGGTGGCCGTCAACGGCGTCTCCGTCGACGGGGAGCTCCTCAGGATCCCGCGCCTCGTCTGGGACGTCCAGAAGGGCGGCGGCGCCATCCTCGATTCCGGGACGAGCCTGACGGTGCTCGTGAGCCCGGCGTACCGCGCCGTGGTGGCGGCGCTGGGCAAGAAGCTGGTCGGGCTGCCCAGGGTGGCCATGGACCCGTTCGACTACTGCTACAACTGGACGTCGCCGCTGACGGGCGAGGACCTCGCCGTGGCTGTGCCGGCGCTGGCCGTGCACTTCGCGGGGTCCGCGCGGCTACAGCCGCCGCCCAAGAGCTACGTGATTGACGCGGCGCCCGGCGTGAAGTGCATCGGCCTGCAGGAGGGCGACTGGCCCGGGGtgtccgtcatcggcaacatcctgCAGCAGGAGCACCTGTGGGAGTTCGATCTCAAGAACCGACGGCTAAGGTTCAAGCGGTCGCGGTGCATGCAATGA
- the LOC118473154 gene encoding uncharacterized protein, whose product MSNLSRFSTPSSSMEALIMAHARSWSSLASKKQPLSLRRPRSAAISFCRSPASSRCPGSTGNVCKTYQTKTSSSRALLQTHKHKPKAHLARVSATLVRLVSARKPILPAVLLRTVEKMITSSSAPWNPSTVRTFTENDPSCIEYTCLPSFSSMAGPGPCRATPLPGGSPSSCQSTLRTSSADQLDVCTVCSRSREILEPRQIC is encoded by the coding sequence ATGTCAAACTTGAGTAGATTCTCCACTCCGTCCAGCTCGATGGAGGCCTTGATTATGGCGCATGCGAGGTCCTGGTCGTCCTTGGCGTCCAAGAAACAGCCCCTCTCCTTGCGTCGTCCACGATCTGCCGCCATATCGTTTTGCCGCTCGCCAGCGTCTTCACGTTGCCCAGGATCCACAGGCAATGTCTGCAAAACATACCAAACAAAAACATCATCGTCGAGAGCACTATTGCAGACACACAAACACAAACCAAAAGCTCACTTGGCCCGCGTCAGCGCGACATTGGTGCGGTTGGTGTCGGCGAGGAAGCCAATCTTGCCGGCGGTGTTACTCCGCACGGTGGAGAAGATGATCACGTCCTCCTCCGCGCCCTGGAACCCGTCCACGGTCCGCACCTTCACCGAGAACGACCCATCGTGCATCGAGTACACCTGCTTGCCAAGCTTCTCCTCGATGGCCGGACCTGGCCCTTGTAGGGCGACACCACTCCCAGGCGGATCGCCTTCCTCGTGTCAATCGACTCTGCGCACAAGTTCAGCAGATCAGCTCGACGTATGTACTGTGTGCTCCCGGTCCAGGGAGATCTTGGAACCGCGTCAGATATGTTAG